A part of Candidatus Dormiibacterota bacterium genomic DNA contains:
- a CDS encoding MDR family MFS transporter, translated as MSTDIRRPESNAADSSGHLTAGLTRWGTIGVVAGTMLALLLAALDQTIVGTAMPRIVAELNGLNYYSWVITAYLVASTIMVPIAGKLGDLFGRKPFLLAGMIGFVAASALCGQSHGMLELVTFRTIQGIFGGMLFATVFAVIGDLFPPTQRARLGGLFGAVFGLSSIVGPTAGGYITDSWGWRWVFYVNLPVGIIAVLLVIATMPYVRSSASIRDIDFPGAAALVAGLVPLMVALSITRDHGWTSPEVLGLLAVAAILLAVFFLIETRTDHPIVPFSLFKNSTFSVSMIVGFLTGFGMFGTIVFVPLIYQGVLGVSATNSGQLLTPMMLGLIVASILVGQAMVRIRYYRFLGTAGIVVMLVGMWLLSQVTVTTSRLEVVRDIVLVGAGLGTTFPLYLTAVQTALPRSFLGVASSQIQFWRQIGGTIGTAVLGSVLAQRLPGHIQEQVASLHLPSQIASRFLSGGGSNPQTLFDPTQIAARRAQASALGTQGATIFDQVLHAIRAGLATTLHEVFLYGAAVLILALIASVFLNDVPLRGRQAAPEEGAPVAAA; from the coding sequence ATGAGCACCGACATCCGACGGCCCGAGAGCAACGCGGCCGATAGCAGCGGTCACCTCACAGCGGGGTTGACGCGATGGGGAACGATCGGGGTCGTCGCCGGCACCATGCTGGCGCTCTTGCTCGCCGCGCTCGACCAAACGATCGTCGGAACCGCGATGCCACGGATCGTGGCCGAGCTGAACGGCCTCAACTATTACTCCTGGGTCATCACCGCCTATCTGGTGGCGTCGACGATCATGGTGCCGATCGCGGGCAAGCTCGGGGATCTCTTCGGTCGCAAGCCGTTCCTTCTTGCCGGCATGATCGGCTTCGTGGCCGCCTCGGCGCTGTGTGGCCAGTCGCACGGCATGCTCGAGCTGGTCACCTTCCGGACCATCCAGGGGATCTTCGGCGGCATGCTCTTCGCCACCGTCTTTGCGGTGATCGGCGATCTGTTCCCGCCAACCCAGCGGGCCCGCCTCGGGGGCCTCTTCGGCGCCGTGTTCGGTCTCTCCTCCATCGTCGGACCAACCGCCGGCGGCTACATCACCGACAGCTGGGGCTGGCGCTGGGTCTTCTACGTCAACCTGCCGGTCGGGATCATTGCCGTCCTGCTCGTGATCGCGACGATGCCGTATGTGCGCTCGTCCGCGTCCATTCGCGACATCGATTTCCCGGGCGCGGCCGCGCTGGTCGCGGGACTGGTTCCCCTGATGGTGGCGCTTTCGATCACGAGGGATCACGGCTGGACCTCACCGGAGGTCCTTGGCCTGCTCGCGGTTGCCGCCATCCTCCTCGCCGTCTTCTTCCTGATCGAGACGCGGACGGACCATCCGATCGTGCCCTTCTCGCTTTTCAAAAACTCGACCTTCAGCGTCTCCATGATCGTCGGCTTCCTGACGGGCTTCGGCATGTTCGGCACCATCGTCTTCGTGCCACTCATCTACCAGGGCGTCCTCGGCGTCAGCGCCACCAACTCCGGCCAGCTACTCACCCCGATGATGCTCGGTCTGATCGTGGCGAGCATCCTGGTGGGCCAGGCCATGGTGCGCATCCGCTACTACCGATTCCTCGGGACGGCCGGCATCGTCGTCATGCTGGTCGGCATGTGGCTGCTCTCGCAGGTGACGGTCACGACCTCGCGCCTCGAAGTCGTCCGCGACATCGTGCTCGTGGGCGCCGGGTTGGGCACGACCTTTCCGCTCTACCTCACGGCGGTGCAGACCGCCCTACCGCGGAGTTTCCTCGGCGTTGCCTCGAGCCAGATCCAGTTCTGGCGGCAGATCGGCGGGACGATCGGCACCGCGGTGCTCGGCTCCGTCCTGGCCCAGCGCCTTCCAGGTCATATCCAGGAGCAGGTGGCCAGCCTCCACCTACCATCCCAGATCGCGTCGCGGTTCCTCAGCGGCGGTGGAAGCAACCCCCAGACCCTGTTCGATCCGACACAGATCGCGGCCCGCCGGGCGCAGGCAAGCGCGCTGGGAACGCAGGGCGCCACGATCTTCGACCAGGTGCTGCATGCGATCCGCGCCGGCCTGGCCACGACGCTGCACGAGGTCTTCCTCTACGGCGCCGCGGTCTTGATCCTGGCGCTGATCGCGTCAGTCTTCCTCAATGACGTGCCGCTGCGCGGACGGCAGGCGGCTCCCGAGGAAGGCGCCCCGGTGGCAGCCGCCTAG
- a CDS encoding EAL domain-containing protein yields MALREPQQRFRNAFQNAPIGMALVGLDGRFLDVNGALCQLLGYAPDQLSVITVQEVTHPLDIEALMAGTQQLLAGEIARFQAEQRYLHADGHAGWSLVSVSLMREPNGRPLYYVLGIDDITAQKIERLRAIPVAVTRMLVEAPTLEAASRGILRRLCEELGWQVGQLWIRDGDNVLRLRDFWHAASAEGGPKETNSVTTHFPGIDVPGQVAARGEVVWIADIASDPNFGPPATAADAGLEGALGFPILIGGEVTGVMNFYSAVIAKPDEDLLAMVEDVGDQLGRFIERKRAERALQAAAEHVRGVLDNVADGIISTDESGVVEFFNRAAQRLFGYTLAEVRGQDAKMLIAEPYRRDFVSHLSNYLRPGKSQPSVSGSRELWGQRKDGSIFPMEFRASEMLLGGERRFVGILHDISAQRAQKDALEYQSLHDPLTGLPNRMLFNDRLRQAIVVGHREREPLVLLIMDMDRFKEVNDTLGHQVGDLLLQQVALRLAATLRQSDTVARLGGDEFAVLPAGGTDLQGGSHTAKKILRALEHPFVVDGRNIDVGASIGIAQCPEHGEEADTLMRHADVAMYVAKRTKRGYAVYAPRLDEHTAAHLALIGELRHAIGHDELVLHYQPTVALKSGRTTGVEALVRWQHPTQGLIPPDQFIPAAEETELVQPLAQWVLNQGLSQLRSWTDSGLDVELAVNLSAWNLRDPEFPELTSGLLENWGVDPNRLTLEITESGIMAPSSIHEAITQLSMLGVGLSIDDFGTGYSSLARLKRLPVNEIKVDKSFIIGMIADRMSVSIVRSVIELGHNMGLRVVAEGVENSETMDQLVTLGCDLAQGYYLCPPMPATELTRWFRESGRGPLPPAAIEAGEANGLA; encoded by the coding sequence ATGGCACTGCGCGAACCGCAGCAACGCTTCCGCAACGCGTTCCAAAACGCACCGATCGGCATGGCGTTGGTGGGCCTGGACGGGCGTTTTCTGGATGTGAACGGAGCGCTATGTCAGCTCCTCGGATACGCACCGGACCAGCTCTCGGTCATCACCGTCCAGGAGGTAACCCATCCTCTCGATATTGAGGCGCTGATGGCGGGGACCCAGCAATTGCTGGCCGGGGAGATCGCGAGATTTCAGGCCGAGCAGCGCTATCTCCACGCCGACGGCCACGCCGGATGGTCGCTTGTCAGCGTCTCGCTGATGAGGGAACCCAACGGACGGCCCCTTTACTACGTTCTAGGGATTGACGACATCACGGCCCAGAAGATCGAGCGGCTGCGAGCCATTCCCGTCGCGGTGACGCGCATGTTGGTCGAAGCCCCCACCCTGGAAGCGGCCTCGCGCGGAATTCTGCGGCGGCTCTGCGAGGAGCTTGGCTGGCAGGTCGGTCAGCTCTGGATCCGGGATGGCGACAATGTCCTCCGCTTGCGAGATTTCTGGCATGCCGCGTCGGCAGAAGGCGGCCCCAAGGAGACCAACTCCGTAACGACGCACTTCCCAGGAATCGACGTACCGGGCCAGGTGGCCGCGCGAGGCGAGGTCGTATGGATCGCCGACATCGCCAGCGATCCAAACTTCGGCCCGCCGGCAACGGCCGCGGACGCCGGCCTCGAGGGGGCCTTGGGCTTCCCCATCCTGATTGGCGGCGAAGTCACCGGGGTGATGAACTTCTACAGCGCCGTAATCGCCAAGCCCGACGAGGACCTGCTTGCCATGGTAGAAGACGTCGGAGACCAGCTCGGCCGATTCATCGAGCGAAAGCGAGCCGAGCGAGCTCTGCAAGCGGCGGCCGAGCACGTCCGGGGCGTCCTGGACAACGTCGCCGACGGCATCATCAGTACCGACGAGAGCGGGGTCGTCGAATTCTTCAATCGGGCAGCTCAACGGCTCTTCGGCTACACGCTCGCCGAGGTTCGCGGGCAAGACGCAAAGATGCTCATTGCAGAACCGTACCGCCGCGATTTTGTCAGCCACCTCAGCAACTATCTGCGGCCCGGGAAAAGCCAGCCCTCGGTCTCCGGGTCGCGCGAACTGTGGGGACAGCGCAAGGACGGGTCGATCTTCCCCATGGAGTTTCGCGCCAGCGAGATGCTCCTCGGTGGCGAGCGCCGTTTTGTGGGGATCCTGCACGACATCTCCGCGCAGCGGGCGCAGAAGGACGCGTTGGAATATCAGTCGCTTCACGATCCGCTGACTGGATTGCCGAACCGAATGCTGTTCAACGACCGGCTGCGTCAGGCGATCGTTGTCGGACATCGGGAACGAGAACCACTGGTGCTGCTCATCATGGATATGGACCGGTTCAAAGAGGTCAACGACACCCTCGGCCACCAGGTCGGTGATTTACTCCTGCAACAGGTGGCGTTGCGCCTGGCAGCGACGCTTCGGCAGTCTGACACGGTTGCGCGCCTCGGCGGTGACGAGTTCGCGGTGCTCCCTGCCGGTGGGACCGACCTCCAGGGCGGGTCACACACGGCAAAGAAGATTCTGCGAGCGCTGGAGCACCCGTTCGTGGTCGACGGCCGCAACATCGACGTGGGGGCGAGCATCGGCATTGCCCAGTGTCCTGAGCACGGCGAGGAGGCCGACACGCTGATGCGCCACGCCGATGTCGCGATGTACGTGGCCAAACGGACCAAGCGCGGGTACGCGGTGTACGCTCCCCGACTCGACGAGCACACGGCGGCCCACCTGGCGCTCATCGGCGAGCTGCGTCACGCGATTGGGCATGACGAGCTTGTGCTTCATTACCAGCCAACGGTCGCACTCAAGAGCGGCCGCACGACGGGGGTCGAAGCGCTGGTCCGCTGGCAGCACCCCACACAGGGGCTGATTCCGCCGGATCAGTTCATTCCCGCGGCGGAAGAGACCGAATTGGTTCAACCGCTCGCCCAGTGGGTCCTCAATCAGGGCCTCTCCCAGTTGCGGAGCTGGACCGACAGCGGACTGGACGTCGAGCTGGCGGTGAACCTGTCGGCGTGGAACCTCCGTGATCCTGAATTTCCGGAGCTGACGTCCGGTCTGCTCGAGAACTGGGGGGTTGACCCCAACCGCTTGACGCTGGAGATCACGGAGAGCGGCATCATGGCCCCCTCCTCGATCCACGAGGCCATCACCCAACTGAGCATGCTCGGCGTGGGCCTCTCCATCGACGATTTCGGCACCGGCTACTCGTCGCTGGCTCGCTTGAAACGCTTGCCGGTCAACGAGATCAAGGTCGACAAGTCGTTCATCATCGGGATGATCGCCGACAGGATGAGCGTGTCGATCGTGCGTTCGGTGATCGAGCTCGGTCACAATATGGGCCTTCGGGTGGTTGCGGAAGGGGTCGAGAACAGCGAAACCATGGACCAGCTGGTGACGCTCGGCTGTGACCTTGCTCAGGGGTACTACCTGTGCCCTCCGATGCCCGCGACCGAGCTGACCCGCTGGTTCCGCGAGTCGGGCCGGGGCCCTCTTCCTCCCGCGGCGATCGAAGCCGGCGAAGCGAACGGTCTGGCCTAG
- a CDS encoding LuxR C-terminal-related transcriptional regulator encodes MKKSESTLQALASVLRASPESDALATLGRLLDSLPIGFHVSDCGGAFHVLYANSVWEHWLAPDKLPVAGKRLADLFPSAEEAGVIQLMRDVCATAQPKHLKGFQFKELGATEHGKRAGRWDWEIYPLSGPSGVTHLLNVIMDVSAPRPGRSGPSKVHRQAENRRREEASGVLRIFGLAPQAMGPSGLKTLSDREYQVADLLAMGCTNAAIADHLKLSPATVSSHVAHILSKLGFRSRAQVAAWIVRRRLGPAASAGMPGLS; translated from the coding sequence GTGAAGAAGTCGGAATCGACGCTGCAAGCGCTCGCATCCGTGCTTCGAGCGTCGCCTGAGTCGGACGCACTTGCCACCCTGGGCCGGCTGCTGGACTCGCTGCCGATCGGCTTCCACGTCAGTGATTGTGGCGGCGCGTTCCACGTCCTCTACGCCAACAGCGTGTGGGAACACTGGCTCGCACCCGACAAGCTGCCGGTGGCCGGCAAACGGCTTGCCGATCTCTTTCCGAGCGCCGAGGAGGCTGGCGTCATCCAGCTGATGCGGGACGTTTGTGCGACGGCCCAACCGAAGCACCTCAAGGGTTTTCAGTTCAAAGAATTGGGCGCGACCGAGCATGGCAAGCGCGCCGGACGGTGGGACTGGGAGATCTATCCGTTGAGCGGCCCCAGCGGCGTGACCCATCTGCTCAACGTCATCATGGATGTGAGCGCACCCAGGCCCGGACGGAGCGGGCCGTCGAAAGTACACCGGCAGGCGGAAAACCGTCGCCGCGAAGAGGCATCCGGCGTCCTGCGCATTTTCGGTCTTGCTCCGCAGGCGATGGGGCCGAGCGGTCTTAAGACGCTGAGTGACCGGGAATACCAGGTGGCTGATCTCCTGGCGATGGGCTGCACCAATGCGGCAATCGCCGACCATTTGAAGCTCAGCCCAGCCACGGTGTCCTCGCATGTCGCCCACATCCTGTCCAAGCTCGGCTTCCGATCGCGGGCACAGGTCGCGGCCTGGATCGTGAGGCGCCGGTTGGGCCCGGCCGCGTCAGCGGGCATGCCCGGGTTGAGCTGA
- a CDS encoding GNAT family N-acetyltransferase — translation MTDRLLLRDWRDADLDPFVAMNADPVVMEFFPETYSEERTRRFVALIRERWTQLGYSLWAVERKDTGRFIGYVGLWPATFPAHFTPAVEVGWRLAADQWGHGYATEAARAALDYGFNTVGLHEIVSFTSAINVRSRRVMERLGMRRDLSGDFEHPNVPAGHPVRPHVLYRIKN, via the coding sequence GTGACCGACCGGCTCCTGCTCCGGGACTGGCGGGACGCAGACCTGGATCCATTCGTCGCCATGAATGCCGACCCCGTGGTCATGGAGTTCTTCCCGGAGACCTACTCGGAGGAGCGAACCCGCCGATTCGTGGCACTCATCCGCGAGCGGTGGACGCAGCTCGGATACAGCCTCTGGGCCGTAGAGCGGAAAGACACCGGACGATTCATCGGATACGTCGGCCTCTGGCCGGCCACGTTTCCTGCCCACTTCACGCCCGCCGTCGAGGTCGGCTGGCGGCTCGCGGCTGATCAGTGGGGGCACGGTTACGCGACCGAAGCGGCGCGGGCCGCCCTCGATTACGGCTTCAACACCGTCGGCCTTCACGAAATCGTCTCGTTCACATCCGCCATCAACGTGCGGTCCCGGCGGGTCATGGAGCGCCTTGGCATGCGCCGCGATCTCAGCGGCGACTTCGAGCACCCCAACGTGCCGGCGGGTCATCCGGTCCGCCCTCACGTCCTGTACCGAATAAAGAATTAG
- a CDS encoding ABC transporter permease, whose product MATARAISMAGTRYQPIAGRPRIVWAFLDALVLAKRSVLETVRVPELIMFVAIQPIMFVLLFRYVFGGAIQVPGGQYVNFLMPGIFVQTVAFGGVTTAIGLAQDMQRGIIDRFRSLPMSSSAVLTGRTIADLARNLFTVIIMLTVGFLVGFRPGGTPFEFLLGILLLLGVSFAFSWISAFIGLLVRSVEAAQSGGFIWLFPLTFASSAFVPVATMPGWLQTFARHNPISVLADALRGLFHVNPALTTGDIRWALIQSVAWIVGILIVFVPLSVVRYRRTTAR is encoded by the coding sequence ATGGCCACCGCCCGCGCGATATCGATGGCAGGAACGCGCTACCAGCCCATCGCGGGACGGCCGCGCATCGTGTGGGCGTTCCTGGACGCGCTCGTGCTCGCCAAGCGGAGCGTCCTGGAAACGGTGCGCGTGCCTGAACTGATCATGTTCGTTGCCATCCAGCCGATCATGTTCGTCCTGTTGTTTCGCTACGTCTTCGGTGGCGCGATCCAGGTCCCCGGAGGGCAATACGTCAACTTCCTTATGCCGGGGATCTTCGTGCAGACGGTGGCGTTCGGCGGGGTCACAACCGCCATCGGGCTCGCCCAGGATATGCAGCGCGGCATCATCGACCGTTTCCGCTCGCTCCCGATGTCCTCGTCCGCAGTCCTGACCGGCCGCACCATCGCCGATCTCGCCCGAAACCTCTTTACCGTGATCATCATGCTGACCGTCGGATTCCTGGTGGGCTTCCGCCCGGGCGGGACGCCGTTCGAGTTCCTGCTCGGAATCCTGCTCCTGCTGGGGGTCAGCTTTGCCTTCTCCTGGATCTCGGCGTTTATCGGCCTGCTGGTCCGCAGTGTCGAGGCGGCGCAATCGGGCGGGTTCATCTGGCTCTTTCCCCTGACCTTCGCCTCCAGCGCGTTCGTACCGGTGGCGACGATGCCAGGTTGGTTGCAAACCTTCGCGCGCCACAATCCAATTTCTGTTCTGGCCGACGCGCTCCGGGGCCTCTTCCACGTGAATCCAGCGCTGACCACCGGCGATATCCGTTGGGCCTTGATTCAGTCGGTCGCCTGGATCGTCGGGATCCTGATCGTCTTCGTCCCGCTTTCGGTCGTCCGCTACCGGCGCACGACGGCGCGCTAG
- a CDS encoding ATP-binding cassette domain-containing protein, with protein MAADHAVHAEGLVKHYGRVRALDGLDLDVAEGSLLALLGPNGAGKTTAVRIFTTLLQPDAGHATVAGFDVVRDADRIRSQIGLAGQNVAIDEYLTGLENLEMIGQLYHLAARDAKRRAEELLMQFDLIDAASRIAKTYSGGMRRRLDLAASLVLLPPVLFLDEPTTGLDPRSRRQVWGMISSLVSEGSTILLTTQYLEEADELANRIAVVDAGRVIAEGTSDELKDRVGGNRIEIAVARDADLDRAAEVARRYFSSDVTVDPAQRRISAPSKNGTSQLATLVRDFDGAGIDIVDLQLHRPSLDDVFLTLTGHQAEEEKVAAPAGRWQRRPR; from the coding sequence ATGGCCGCTGATCATGCCGTGCACGCCGAGGGTCTGGTGAAACACTACGGTCGCGTTCGAGCATTGGATGGCCTCGATCTCGACGTCGCGGAAGGGAGCCTCCTGGCCCTGCTGGGACCGAATGGAGCGGGCAAGACCACGGCGGTACGCATCTTCACGACGCTCCTCCAGCCGGACGCCGGGCACGCAACCGTTGCCGGCTTCGATGTGGTCCGGGATGCGGACCGCATCAGGTCACAGATTGGCCTGGCGGGTCAAAACGTGGCGATCGACGAATACCTGACCGGCCTGGAAAACCTCGAGATGATCGGCCAGCTGTATCACCTCGCCGCGCGAGACGCAAAACGCCGCGCGGAGGAGCTCCTGATGCAGTTCGACCTGATCGACGCCGCCAGCCGAATCGCGAAGACCTACTCGGGTGGCATGCGCCGGCGCCTCGACCTGGCGGCGTCGCTCGTCCTGCTGCCACCGGTCCTGTTCCTCGACGAGCCCACCACCGGGCTCGATCCGCGGAGCCGCCGGCAGGTGTGGGGAATGATCAGCTCGCTCGTCAGTGAGGGCTCAACCATCCTGCTCACGACGCAGTACCTCGAGGAGGCGGACGAGCTGGCGAACCGGATTGCGGTCGTCGATGCCGGGCGGGTGATTGCGGAAGGCACTTCGGATGAGCTGAAGGACCGGGTTGGCGGGAACCGCATCGAGATCGCGGTCGCGAGGGACGCCGACCTCGACCGCGCCGCCGAGGTCGCCCGCCGTTACTTCTCCAGCGATGTCACCGTGGATCCGGCTCAGCGGCGGATCTCGGCGCCGTCCAAAAACGGGACGAGCCAGCTGGCAACGCTGGTGCGTGACTTCGATGGCGCCGGAATCGACATCGTCGACCTGCAACTGCACCGGCCCAGTCTCGACGATGTCTTCCTCACCCTCACCGGTCACCAGGCGGAAGAGGAAAAAGTGGCGGCGCCCGCCGGCCGCTGGCAACGGAGGCCACGCTGA
- a CDS encoding class III extradiol ring-cleavage dioxygenase, with the protein MPTLYIGHGAPPLVDDPLWVAQLAAWAKALPRPSAVLMVSAHWENAPLTIGATRTGTPLIYDFGGFPERYYRTQYRSPGAPELAADIRRLLSDQPVAEQPDHGLDHGAYVPLTVMYPDADVPVLQVSMPSLDPERLFQIGRRLRTLRDQGVLVIGSGFLTHGLPFLRDFRLDAPPPTWSTEFDAWAHEALDHGDVDELSDFMHRAPAVRYAHPRTEHLAPLFVTLGAGDSNGEPLPSIIDGYWMGLSKRSIQIP; encoded by the coding sequence ATGCCGACGCTCTACATCGGGCACGGCGCGCCACCGCTCGTCGATGATCCGCTCTGGGTCGCCCAACTCGCCGCCTGGGCGAAGGCCTTACCCCGCCCGAGCGCAGTGCTGATGGTCTCGGCCCATTGGGAGAATGCGCCGCTGACCATCGGCGCGACCCGCACCGGCACGCCGCTGATCTACGACTTCGGCGGCTTTCCCGAGCGCTATTACCGGACGCAGTATCGGTCGCCAGGCGCGCCCGAGCTCGCCGCCGACATCCGGCGCCTGCTCTCCGATCAGCCGGTGGCCGAGCAGCCCGACCATGGACTCGACCACGGCGCCTATGTGCCGCTCACGGTGATGTATCCCGACGCCGATGTGCCCGTGCTGCAGGTCTCGATGCCCAGCCTCGACCCCGAACGGCTTTTCCAGATCGGTCGGCGGCTTCGCACGCTCCGCGACCAGGGGGTACTCGTCATCGGCAGCGGGTTCCTGACGCATGGCCTGCCCTTCCTGCGCGACTTCCGGCTCGATGCACCACCGCCGACATGGTCGACCGAGTTCGACGCCTGGGCGCACGAGGCGCTCGATCACGGGGACGTCGACGAGCTCTCCGACTTCATGCACCGCGCACCGGCGGTCAGGTACGCTCATCCTCGGACCGAGCACCTGGCGCCGCTGTTCGTGACGCTCGGTGCCGGCGACAGCAACGGAGAGCCGCTGCCGAGCATCATCGACGGCTACTGGATGGGGCTCTCCAAGCGCTCGATCCAGATCCCCTAG
- a CDS encoding pirin family protein, producing the protein MLEVRRDHEIHKEEGGWFVARWHFSFDRYRDPRQMGVGSLRVFNHDRLAPGAVWPMHPHADVEGITYVWKGTFRHADSLGNDGILHSGDVQLMTLGSGAEHSEQNGSKTEPMEFLQLWILPDTSGLPPGLQQRQFTKEDRTDRLLKVIGPAASEPVRVHQDAAVYVGRLSAGTVVAHDFRPARGGYLYLIEGRATVGAEELATGDATKIRDEAALRIEAKDLSELILVDVPLHFTPVGVWAR; encoded by the coding sequence ATGCTGGAGGTCCGCCGCGACCACGAGATCCACAAGGAAGAGGGCGGCTGGTTTGTTGCCCGCTGGCACTTTTCCTTCGATCGCTATCGCGATCCGCGACAGATGGGCGTCGGGTCGCTGCGCGTGTTCAACCACGATCGCCTCGCTCCCGGTGCGGTCTGGCCGATGCACCCGCACGCCGACGTCGAAGGCATTACCTACGTGTGGAAAGGCACCTTCCGCCATGCCGACAGCCTCGGCAACGATGGCATCCTCCATTCCGGTGATGTGCAGTTGATGACGCTCGGCTCCGGCGCGGAGCATTCTGAACAGAACGGTTCAAAAACCGAGCCGATGGAGTTCTTGCAGCTGTGGATTCTTCCGGACACCTCTGGCCTTCCGCCGGGTCTCCAGCAACGACAGTTCACCAAAGAGGACCGGACCGATCGCCTGTTGAAGGTCATCGGACCGGCGGCCAGTGAACCGGTCAGGGTTCATCAGGACGCCGCCGTGTACGTCGGCCGTCTCTCAGCCGGCACGGTGGTCGCTCACGACTTTCGGCCCGCACGGGGCGGCTATCTCTACCTGATCGAGGGCCGCGCGACGGTCGGCGCCGAGGAGCTGGCCACCGGTGACGCGACAAAGATCCGGGACGAGGCGGCGCTGCGCATCGAGGCGAAGGATCTCTCGGAGCTGATTCTGGTCGACGTTCCGCTGCACTTCACACCCGTCGGCGTCTGGGCGCGCTGA
- a CDS encoding rhodanese-like domain-containing protein, translating to MPSQVFSVPEVKRLLEQGAQLVDVLGDDEFANDHLPGAINIPLKRLDEKTAAGLDRERPVLVYCNDFG from the coding sequence ATGCCCTCCCAGGTCTTCTCGGTGCCCGAGGTGAAGCGGTTGCTGGAGCAGGGCGCGCAGCTGGTAGACGTGCTCGGCGACGACGAGTTCGCCAACGACCATCTACCCGGCGCGATCAATATCCCGTTGAAGCGGCTCGATGAAAAAACAGCGGCCGGACTCGATCGCGAGCGGCCAGTGCTCGTCTACTGCAACGACTTCGGTTGA
- a CDS encoding CBS domain-containing protein, producing MIDYVPGKLAWYEENQPREGKAVEETWIGDVADPEVPTCGLKDRVGDVRGRTGDWATCVVLGPARVVLGLLRKAELDGDPSATAERVMRPGPKTFRPNVTLEELLKSMREHDIQTNSLVTTGEGRLLGVISRADAEATLAHEQA from the coding sequence GTGATCGACTATGTCCCCGGCAAGCTGGCGTGGTACGAGGAAAACCAGCCGCGCGAGGGCAAGGCCGTCGAGGAGACCTGGATCGGTGACGTCGCGGATCCGGAGGTGCCGACCTGCGGTCTCAAGGATCGCGTCGGCGATGTGCGCGGTCGGACCGGGGATTGGGCCACCTGCGTCGTGCTCGGCCCGGCGCGGGTGGTCCTCGGGTTGCTGCGCAAGGCAGAGCTCGACGGGGACCCCAGCGCGACCGCGGAGCGGGTGATGCGGCCGGGGCCGAAGACCTTCCGACCGAACGTGACGCTCGAGGAGCTGCTCAAGTCGATGCGCGAGCACGACATCCAGACCAACAGCCTGGTCACCACTGGCGAGGGCCGGCTGCTGGGCGTGATCTCACGCGCCGACGCCGAGGCGACCCTCGCCCACGAGCAGGCTTAG
- a CDS encoding A/G-specific adenine glycosylase has product MASLIARGRRRSLQRRVLAWYGTHGRDLPWRKTRDPYAILVSEVLSQQTQISRVVPVYERLLAQYPTVAAMASAPLAEVKAITDPLGYKIRGRWLHGAALRVADRPGGGFPETLDELRSLPGIGRYTAGAVMSFAHRRDAAVLDTNVARLLRRYFGIATTPRARTELLWSLAAAVIPKGKGYLINQALMDLGAMICQSRAPRCDACPLRRSCDFRRKS; this is encoded by the coding sequence GTGGCGTCACTGATCGCCCGGGGCCGCCGCCGCTCGCTGCAGCGCCGGGTGCTCGCCTGGTACGGGACGCACGGCCGCGACCTGCCGTGGCGAAAGACCCGAGATCCCTATGCCATCCTGGTCTCGGAGGTGCTGTCGCAGCAGACCCAGATCTCCCGGGTGGTTCCGGTCTACGAACGCCTCCTGGCGCAATATCCGACGGTGGCGGCGATGGCCAGCGCGCCACTCGCCGAGGTGAAGGCCATCACCGACCCACTCGGGTACAAGATCCGGGGACGCTGGCTCCATGGCGCGGCGTTGCGCGTCGCCGACCGCCCAGGTGGCGGGTTTCCCGAAACCCTCGACGAGTTGCGCAGCCTCCCCGGAATCGGGCGCTACACCGCCGGGGCGGTCATGAGTTTCGCCCACCGGCGGGATGCGGCCGTGCTCGACACCAACGTCGCCCGGCTGCTGCGACGGTACTTTGGGATCGCGACCACGCCGCGCGCCCGGACCGAGCTGCTCTGGTCGCTGGCCGCCGCGGTGATTCCGAAAGGGAAGGGCTACCTCATTAACCAGGCGTTGATGGATCTCGGGGCGATGATCTGCCAGTCTCGAGCGCCGCGCTGTGATGCCTGCCCGTTGCGGCGCAGCTGCGACTTCCGGCGGAAATCCTAA